The nucleotide sequence AATCCGAATTTAGGTGGGCAACTCATTAAGCAGACTCATAAATTTTTTGGTTCACAAAAGGAAAAAGCAGGAACACGTGGAATAGAGATTGCAAATGCATTGGTCAAAGAGTTAAACTCATTGCATGTAGATTATTTTACTAACACAACTCTTTTTGCCTTTTATCCGAAGGAAAATGTTTTTCTTGCCTTTAAGGACAATGAACTATTAAAGATATTTCCAAAGTTTGTAGTTTTTGCAACAGGTGCATCGGAAAAGATGATTCCTTTTGAAGGAAATGATCTTCCGAATGTTATGGGTGCAGGTGCAGCACAGACACTTGTTAATGTTTATGGTATTAAAGTTGGCACGAATGTTTTAATGGTTGGAGCAGGGAATGTGGGCTTAATTGTTTCTTACCAGTTATTGCAAGCAGGTATAAATGTTAAGGCAGTTGTTGAAGCAAGCGATAAAATTGGAGGTTATTTTGTGCACGCAGCGAAGCTTACTCGTTTTGGAGTTCCCATATATACAAGAACTACCATTAAGAAAGCAGTTGGAACCGATAAAGTAGAAAAGGCAATCTTAGTTGAACTTGATGAGAATTTTAATGAAACTTCAAAAGAGTTTGAAATAGATGTTGATGCAATTTTGTTGTCGGTAGGCCTTCAGCCTTCTTATCAACTTTTAGCGCAAGCTGGATGTGAAATGAAATACATACCTTCTTTGGGAGGATATGTGCCTTTAAGAAGTAATGAATTAGAAACAAGTGTAAAAAATTTTTATATAGCAGGAGATGTGGGAGGTATTGAGGAAGCTTCTACTGCAATGCTTGAAGGTAAACTTGCCTCTTTATCAATTCTTGAAAAACTTGGTTTTGATGTTGAGAAAGAGAAAAGAGAATTGGAATTGGACCTTGCAAAATTAAGAAGCACTCCTTTTTCTAAAAAGATACTACAAGGTTTAAAGGAGGTGACTTATGAGTAATTACTTAGAAAAAGGATATCTTGAGGTATCAGACATTATTCATAGTTTTCCAAGTGAAGACGAGTTTTCAGTGCATCCTGTTGCAATAAGTGAGTGTGTGCAGGAGATACCATGCAACCCTTGTGTTTCATCTTGTCCTACTAAGGCAATTACAATGGAAGACATAAGTTCTATCCCTATTATAAATTATAAACAGTGTATCGGGTGTGGAAAATGTGTTCAGGTTTGCCCAGGGCTTGCCCTATTTTTAGTTTTTAAAAACAAAGATTCTTACGAAATTACTTTGCCTTATGAGATGTTACCTTTACCAAAGGTATTAGACGAAGTGTATTTATTGGATAGAACTGGTAAAAGAGTAGGGACGGGTATTGTGAAAAGAGTCAAACAAGTTGAAAAAAATACGTATTCTTCTTTAATTACTGTCTCCTTTAAAGAAAAGTCTTTAATTTATGAAGTAAGAAATATAGGGGTGAAGAATGGATAAGAAGAACGTTATTATTTGTCGTTGTGAAGATGTTACCTACGAAGAAATTGTAAGAGCGTTCAATGAAGGCTATAAGGATATTGAATCCTTAAGAAGGTATTTAAAAATAGGCACTGGCCCTTGCCAAGGGAAAACCTGCATACCACTTTTACAAAAGATACTTTACGAACTTAGTGGCAAGTTTCCCAGCAATATAACTATTCGCCCTCCTGAAACACCGGTTCCTTTTGGTATTTTTTTAAAAGATCCTAAAAAATGAGTACTTTGTGAATTTTATATAAATAGATTTTGAAAGGGGGTAGTGAAAAAAGTGAAAAGTTATGATGTTGTAGTTGTTGGCGGCGGAATTATTGGTTTAGCAACAGCATACTACCTTGTTAAAAATGGAGTTAGAAAAATTGCTATTATAGAAAAAGAATACATTGGCTCTGGTTCTACTGGACGTTGTGGCACAGGTATAAGGCAACAGTTTACTACCAAAGAGCACATTGTCCTTATGAGGGAATCTGTAAAAATTTGGCGCTTATGGGAAGAAGTTTTGCCAAAACCCATCCATTTTAGGCAAGGAGGCTACCTTTGGCTTCTTAGAAGCGAAGAAGAAGTTAATGAGTATAGAAAGTATGTTGCTTTACAGAACCTTTTTGGCGTTGATAGTAGAATTATTTCCAAAGATGAAATAAAAGAAATAGTCCCTGATATCAATCTTGAGGGAGTTTCTGGAGCTTCTTGGTGTCCATCAGATGGCTCAGCGTATCCGCAGGATGTGTTAGATTCTTTAGATACGTTCCTTGAAAGTCATGGCGTTGATATTTTTGATTATGAGAGTGTTGTTGAATTTAACAAAGTATCAGACAGAGTTATTTCAGTTAAAACCGATAAAGATGAGTATACTTTAGATAATTTACTAATTGCAGCAGGATATGCTACAAAAAGTCTTGCAAATAAACTTGGTTTTGATATACCTGTTAAAAATTATAGACATGAGATCGTTGTTAGTGAACCATTGAAAATTTTTCTTTCTCCGATGGTTGTAGATAGAAGTCTTTATTTTACACAAACCTACAGGGGAAGAATTATTGGTGGCACAGATACTAACGAAGAAGAAACAGATGATCTTACCCTTACTTACAATTTTTTACAGAAGTTTTCAAATGAATTAAATAATGTATTTCCTAAACTTTCCTCTGTAAGGTTAATGAGGCACTGGTCGGGCTTTTATGTTGTTTCTCCTGATAAACATCCCATTTTAGGACCAACACCATTCAAGAATGTCTTTATAGGGACAGGCTACTCTGGGCATGGTTTCATGTTAGGGCCAATTGTAGGCAAACTTCTTGCTCACTACATTACGCATGGTATGTTTTTCCTTGAAGAAGCAAACCACCTTACGCTTGATAGATTTGAAAAGGGAATGCTAATTCAAGAAAAAGCC is from Caldisericaceae bacterium and encodes:
- a CDS encoding 4Fe-4S binding protein, yielding MSNYLEKGYLEVSDIIHSFPSEDEFSVHPVAISECVQEIPCNPCVSSCPTKAITMEDISSIPIINYKQCIGCGKCVQVCPGLALFLVFKNKDSYEITLPYEMLPLPKVLDEVYLLDRTGKRVGTGIVKRVKQVEKNTYSSLITVSFKEKSLIYEVRNIGVKNG
- a CDS encoding (2Fe-2S)-binding protein; protein product: MDKKNVIICRCEDVTYEEIVRAFNEGYKDIESLRRYLKIGTGPCQGKTCIPLLQKILYELSGKFPSNITIRPPETPVPFGIFLKDPKK
- a CDS encoding FAD-binding oxidoreductase, coding for MKKVKSYDVVVVGGGIIGLATAYYLVKNGVRKIAIIEKEYIGSGSTGRCGTGIRQQFTTKEHIVLMRESVKIWRLWEEVLPKPIHFRQGGYLWLLRSEEEVNEYRKYVALQNLFGVDSRIISKDEIKEIVPDINLEGVSGASWCPSDGSAYPQDVLDSLDTFLESHGVDIFDYESVVEFNKVSDRVISVKTDKDEYTLDNLLIAAGYATKSLANKLGFDIPVKNYRHEIVVSEPLKIFLSPMVVDRSLYFTQTYRGRIIGGTDTNEEETDDLTLTYNFLQKFSNELNNVFPKLSSVRLMRHWSGFYVVSPDKHPILGPTPFKNVFIGTGYSGHGFMLGPIVGKLLAHYITHGMFFLEEANHLTLDRFEKGMLIQEKAVIG
- a CDS encoding FAD-dependent oxidoreductase → MEIFEHPILHFERKNKITFFFEDNPIEAYPQETVAMALYRNGINVFSYSPKLHRPRGLFCAIGKCSSCLMEVNGIPNVRTCILNVQEGMRVKRQNGLGDLPKTTEFLKSENEYYPTVLVIGSGPAGLMASITLKEKGVDVLLIEQNPNLGGQLIKQTHKFFGSQKEKAGTRGIEIANALVKELNSLHVDYFTNTTLFAFYPKENVFLAFKDNELLKIFPKFVVFATGASEKMIPFEGNDLPNVMGAGAAQTLVNVYGIKVGTNVLMVGAGNVGLIVSYQLLQAGINVKAVVEASDKIGGYFVHAAKLTRFGVPIYTRTTIKKAVGTDKVEKAILVELDENFNETSKEFEIDVDAILLSVGLQPSYQLLAQAGCEMKYIPSLGGYVPLRSNELETSVKNFYIAGDVGGIEEASTAMLEGKLASLSILEKLGFDVEKEKRELELDLAKLRSTPFSKKILQGLKEVTYE